One genomic segment of Mangifera indica cultivar Alphonso chromosome 6, CATAS_Mindica_2.1, whole genome shotgun sequence includes these proteins:
- the LOC123218694 gene encoding U-box domain-containing protein 35 — MSLTITDSGVEYDEYCFKNSGSGVCEIEEEINSTELFEIKEEFEGSLFSVDFHGRDHQDSVYVAVGKSESSMYALSWTLQHLVNPSTIIYLIHVFPEIKHIPSPLGRLPKSQVSPEQVETYMAQERGKRRELLQKFFDACAASKVKVDTMLIESDNVAKAIVDLIPILIIRKLVVGISKPNLRKLKSRKGNGTADQILQSATEACEIKIICEGKEVIDHMIESPSPRGNDNNTKAIQQKDENESKDSFSCMCFKPKFI, encoded by the exons ATGTCTCTGACTATTACAGATAGTGGTGTTGAATATGATGAATATTGTTTCAAGAATAGTGGGAGTGGGGTGTGTGAGATAGAGGAAGAGATAAATTCAACAGAGCTGTTTGAGATCAAAGAAGAGTTTGAGGGGAGTTTGTTCTCAGTGGATTTTCATGGTCGAGATCATCAGGATAGTGTATATGTTGCTGTGGGGAAGAGTGAGTCTAGCATGTATGCTCTTTCATGGACATTGCAGCACCTGGTCAATCCTTCAACTATCATCTATCTCATTCATGTTTTCCCTGAAATCAAACACATTCCTTCTCCAT TGGGAAGGTTACCAAAGAGCCAAGTGAGTCCAGAGCAAGTGGAGACCTACATGGCTCAAGAAAGAGGCAAGAGGAGAGAACTTCTGCAGAAATTCTTTGATGCATGCGCTGCTTCCAAG GTGAAGGTAGACACCATGCTTATCGAGAGTGACAATGTTGCAAAGGCCATTGTGGACCTTATCCCAATTCTCATCATCAGGAAATTAGTAGTTGGAATTTCAAAACCTAATCTAAG GAAATTGAAGTCCAGAAAAGGGAATGGCACAGCTGATCAGATACTGCAGAGTGCAACAGAGGCTTGTGAGATTAAGATAATATGTGAAGGAAAGGAAGTGATTGATCACATGATTGAATCACCATCTCCACGTGGCAATGATAACAATACCAAGGCCATACAACAGAAGGATGAAAATGAATCCAAAGATTCCTTCTCATGCATGTGCTTTAAGCCTAAGTTTATTTGA